The DNA region GCATCATCATGTGCCTGCTGGCGGCGGAAATCACCGCGGTCACCGGTAAAAACCCGCAGGAACATTACAATGACCTGGCGGCACGCTTCGGTGCGCCAAGCTACAACCGTATCCAGGCCAGCGCGACCTCAGCCCAGAAAGCGGCCCTGTCTAAACTCTCTCCGGAGATGGTCAGCGCAAGCACTCTGGCAGGCGACCCGATCACCGCGCGTCTGACGGCGGCACCGGGCAACGGCGCCTCCATCGGCGGTCTGAAAGTGATGACCGACAACGGCTGGTTCGCCGCGCGTCCGTCCGGTACGGAAGACGCGTATAAAATCTATTGCGAAAGCTTCCTCGGCGCTGAGCATCGCCAGCAGATTGAGAAAGAAGCGGTAGAGATTGTCAGCGAAGTGCTGAAAAACGCGTAAGTGGTGTTTGGTGCGGGCTGATGCCCTCACCCCGGCCCTCTCCCACGGGGAGAGGGAGAAAACATTAAAAACGGCAACCCTCGGGTTGCCGTTTTGCTTTGACCTAACTATGTTTGTTCTTCAACTCAAACCGCGGTGACACCAGACCGTACAGCGTCCAGCCCATAAAGGTCACCATCGCGCCGTAGAGCATCGCTTCCTCGCCGGACGAGTAGAGCGCGTAGAAGCTGTAGATTGCCCCAATCAGCGCCACGATATTCGCCACTCTCGCTTTGCCCGGATCCACCTTCGCGACCTTCTGAATAATCACCAGCGCGGCCATCGACAGAATGTACGGAATGATGTTCGTCACCACCGCCAGGTTGACCAGCACGTTGAACTGGCTGTTCAGCGACGGGCTGATGGTCATCAGCGACAATCCGCTCTGGAAAATCACGATCGCCAGCATGCCCTGCACCGGCGCATCCGCTTTGGTCACGCGGGAGAAGATTTTCGGGAAGTAGCCTTCGTCAGCCGAGGATTTAAACACCTGCGCGATGGTGAACTGCCAGCCGAGAAGCGAACCGCAGCAGGACATCACCATCAGGCCCATAATCACTTTCCCCACTTCCGGGGTGAACATCTGGGCGAAGGCCAGCCCGAACGGCGCCGTGGAGTTAGCCAGATCCATATTCGGCACGATGCCCGCAATCACGTTCGTCGAGACGATATAGATCGCCGCCGCGCCGAGCGTGCCGCCGAGGACCGCAATCGGCACGTTCTTCTCAGGGTTTTCTACCACTTCCGCGTTCGCGCAGGCCGATTCCAGACCCAGGAAGGCCCAGAGCGTCATGGCGATAGAAGAGCCGACCGCGGTAAAGAACGGCACATGGTGCGGGTTCCAGGAGTTGGCGTACAGGGTCGGGCTGAACCAGAACCAGCCGATGACGCACAGGCCGACAACCGGAATAATCACGCCCCAGACGGTGATGCTGCTGAGCTGTCCGGTGATACGCGCGCCGCCAAAGTTAGCCACGGTGCAGATCCACAGCACCCCGATGGTCGCCAGCCCAATCTGGACCGGGCTGAGCGTCGCGCCAAACAGCTCCGTCCCGTAGCCCACGGCGGAGATGGCAATCGCCACGTTGGCGATCAGCAGCGACACGCCGTAGGTATAGTTGGCCATAAAGTTGCCCGACTTGCCAAAGGCGTATTCGGCATAGCCACCCATCCCGCCGGACTTGCGGCTGAACATGCCGCACTTGGCAAACGCCCACGCCAGCGCCATTGACCCCACAGCCGTCACCAGCCAGGAGATAATCGAAATGGTGCCCACTTCGGCCAGCTTGGTGGGCAGCATGATGATCCCGGACCCCATCATGTTGACCATGGTGAGGATGGTCAGCTGCACCACGCCCATCTTGTTAGACTTACTCATACTGTCTCTCCTTTCAGCAGCGCGGGCCGAGCGGCGGGTTGTTTAATGACGTTGCAGCGAACCTGTTTGCGCCCCTCACACTCTTCGACGTACACGCCCTGCAGCTCTGGCGCAAAGCCCGGCAGCAGGTTGATGCCTTCTTCCAGCGCGGTAAAGTAGCGCAGCACGGAGCCGCCCCAGACTTCGCCCGGGACCACGCACAGCACCCCCGGCGGATAGGGCAGGGCGCCTTCGGCGGCGATGCGGCCTTCCGCGTCGCGCAGGGAGACGAGTTCAACCTCACCGCGCAGGTAGGCGTAGTTCGCGTCCTGCGGGTTCATCATCACGCGCGGGAAGTGAGACTTGCGGAACATCTCTTTCTGCAGCTGCTTCACGTTGTGGCGGGCGTACAGGTCATGCATCTCCTGGCAGATCTGGCGCAGGGTATAGTCCGCGTAACGGTCCGGATGCTGTTTGTAGAGAGAGGGCAGGACCTCTTTCAGGGGAGCGTCGCTCTCAAGCAGTTTTTCGAAGCGCACCAGCTGCGCCACCAGCTGCTGCAGTTTGCCCATATCTTCGGCAGGGGTGAGCAGGAACAGGATCGAGTTGAGATCGCATTTTTCCGGCACGATGCCGTTTTCACGCAGGAAGTTGGCGAGGATGGTGGCGGGCACGCCGAAGTCGTCATACTCCCCGGTGCGGGCGTTAATGCCCGGCGTGGTCAGCAGGAGCTTGCACGGGTCGATAAAATACTGATGCTCGGCGTAGCCTTCGAAAGCGTGCCAGTTTTCACCCGGTACGAAGTGGAAGAAGCGCAGCTCGGTCGCAATTTCCGCCGTGTCCCAGCTTTCCCACGGACGGCCATCTACCGTTTCCGGCACGAAGGGGCGCAGATACCGGCAGTTCTCCAGGATCAGCTTGCGCGCTTCGATACCGTTAACCACGCAGTCCATCCACATGTTGCGGCCGCTCTGGCCTTCGTGCATACGGGCGTTGATGTCCAGCGCGGCGAACAGCGGATAAAACGGGCTGGTGGAGGCGTGCATCATAAAGGCGTTGTTCAGCCGCTTGTGCGGGACATAGCGCGGCTGCCCTTTGATGTGGCTGTCTTTCTTATGGATTTGCGAGGTCTGCGAGAAGCCGGCCTGCTGTTTGTGAACGGACTGGGTCACCAGGATCCCCGGGTCGTTTTCGTTCAGCTCCAGCAGCAGCGGCGAGCAGTCGGCCATCATCGGAATAAACTGCTCGTAACCCACCCAGGCGGAGTCGAACAGGATGTAATCGCACAGATGCCCAATCTTATCCACCACCTGACGGGCGTTATAGATGGTGCCATCGTAGGTGCCCAGCTGGATCACCGCCAGGCGGAACGGGCGCGCGTCGCGTGCACGGCCAGGCGCCACCTCTGCAACCCGCTCGCGCAGATAATTTTCTTCAAAGCAGTGGGCATCAATGCCGCCAATAAAGCCGTACGGGTTGCGCGCGGTTTCCAGATAGACCGGCGTTGCGCCTGCCTGGAGGAGGGCACCGTGATGGTTAGATTTGTGGTTGTTACGGTCGAACAGCACCAGGTCGCCCGGGGTGAGCAGGGCGTTTAATACCACTTTGTTGGACGACGAGGTGCCGTTCAGCACGAAGTAGGTCTTATCGGCGTTAAAAACCTTCGCCGCATGCTGCTGCGCAATGCACGGCGCGCCCTCATGGATCAGCAGATCCCCCATCGCCACGTCGGCGTTACACAGATCGGAGCGGAAAAGCGTCTCGCCAAAGAAATCGACAAACTGATTACCGGCAGGATGACGGCGGAAGAACTGGCCGCCCTGATGCCCCGGACAGTCAAAGGCGCTGTTGCCCTGCTTAACGTAGTCGACCAGGGCGCGGAAAAACGGCGGCCGCAGCTGGGTTTCATACTTCTGGGCTGCCGCTTCCAGCTGGCGTCCATAAAAGTTGCTGCCGGTGTCTGAATACTCAAATACGCCATGAATGCGCGATAAATAGTCTGCCGGGATGAACTCTTCTTTATGCGTCGCGACAAAAACAGGAATGCCAAAACCGGTGGCTTCTATTTCGTCCAGGATGCCGCTGGTAATATCCGTGACCGCCAGAACAATGGCGGCAACATCGATATAATCCGAAGCGCGGACATCGACCAGTTCACGCTGGGTAGTGAAGCAGTCCGGACACGCGCGGCTGGCTGCGATTTTTAAATTTTTCATCTTTCTCTCTTTATTTTAGGTAATAAGCGTCCCTCGATTTCTTACGAGAAAGAAATCGATAATTTTCCGGAAAAAAAGCAAAGGATGGCCGCTGATTAAAATCAGTGAATTGCTTTTTTGATGATTGAAATTCAGTCCGCCCGGTGCGGATAAGTCTGAATCAAAGTGAATGAGCGCACGGGTTCACAGGCAATGGCCTGTAAAATAAGGTGTTTATTGATAACCTGTAAGCGAGTGCGCCAGAAGTCGAAGGACTACCGGGCATTAAAGAGATGAAAGTCAAAGCAGTTACGGTGGGCAAACATCATGATATGCGTTGTCCGCCTTATATGGGGCATTAAGCGATTGTTGTTTTCCATGTTTCATTTTCCTTTCAGTAATTGAAAGCACGGTCATTTTATCCAGGAAAACGTGATTAACTGTGAAGGAGATCACCGTTAACCGATCGTTTCAGAAATAATTAGTCGTTTTTGATGAATAACGCAGATCAAAATGCTGATTTGTTGAGATTGGGTTAACAGGATGTGTTGCCAATGTTTTATGTGGGCATAAATAACCCGAAAAATAACGAGAGAGATATTTATGAGATATTCTCCGGGATAATTTGGTGTTATTTAAAAATAAGTTGAATAGTTATTCAAAGCATAAACCGATAACCGATACCGGTTTCAGTTAATAAATGGCGAGGGCGCGCGGGGTCGATTTCGAGCTTCTGGCGGAGATGCCCCATATATATGCGTAAATAATGACTATGTTCCACTGCGTTTGGCCCCCACACCTGACTTAACAGCTGGCGTTGGGTGAGAACCTTGCCGTGGTTATTGAGCAGCACGGCGAGCAGGCGAAACTCGATTGGCGTGAGATGAATCTCCTCATCGCCGCGCACAATGCGTCGCGCGGCCAGGTCAACCCGGATATCCCCAAACGTGTAGGTTGGGTCGGCTGGCGTGGTGGCGCTGTGGCGACGCAGCGCCACGCGAAGGCGGGCCTGCAATTCGCCGATACCAAAAGGCTTGATCAGATAATCATCCGCACCGGCATCCAGCGCGGCGATTTTATCCGTCTCTTCCGTACGGGCGGAGAGCACCAGAATTGGCATCTGGCTCCACTGACGAACCTCACGAATAAAATCGATGCCGTCCCCGTCAGGCAGACCCAGATCGAGGATCACCAGGTCCGGCTTGCGGGTGGCAGCTTCAATTAAGCCCCGTTGAAGCGTACCCGCATCGTGGACGCGCAGACCGTCACCTTCCAGCGCAGCGCGCAGAAAGCGGCTAATGGCAATCTCATCTTCAACAATCAGAACGTTGATCACAAATCCTCTGGTAATTCATTAAGTTCTGGCGGGGTTTCCAGAGGAAGTGTAACACAAAAACGCGCCCCGCCTTCCGGACGATTCTCTGCGGAAATGGTGCCCCCGTGAACGTCAACGATCGCCTGGCAAATGGCCAGCCCGAGGCCCACGCCCGGAATGGCGGACTCCTTATTGCCGCGCGCGAATTTTTCGAAAATAGCCAGCTCCTGTCCGGCAGGAATCCCCGGGCCGGTATCCCAGACGTCAAGATGAAGCGTGCTATCGTCCACCGTCGCATCCACACCAATTTGGGCACGGGCGCCCGCATATTTGCCGGCATTTTCCAGCAGGTTGATCAGCACCCGTTCAAACAGGGGACCATCGACGTGAATTAACGTCAGGGGCTCGGGCATGTTCAGGGCGATATGTCGCCCACCGAGGCCGGGCTCCAGCATTTTCAGGGCGCTGCCTACCACCTCTTCCAGCGTGAGCCACTCTTTTTTGAGGTTAAAACCGCCCGACTGGATACGCGCCATATCGAGCAGGTTATTTACCAGACGGGTGGTATTCAGCACGTGCTGGCGGATCTCGCTGGCCTGAAGGGCGTGTTTAGAGCCTTCCGCCGCCAGGTCCAGCGTCAGGATTTCTGACTGACCGAACAGGACGGTGAGCGGGGTTCGCAGATCGTGCGACAGCGCCGCCAGCAGCGAGTTACGGATGCTTTCACGTTCGCTTGCCAGCCGGGCCTGTTCTTCGCTGGCGGTGAGGGCCAGCCGCTCCAGCGCGCTGGCAACCAGCAGCGTAAAGGTCTCCAGCAGCCGCTGCTGCTCGGGGATCATCAGCTGGCGCAGGTTGGAAGGCTCAACAATCACCAGCCCCTGATTTTTATCGGCGCTGCGCAGCGGCAGAATTTGATAGGGCACGCCGGGCAGGGTGTCGGTACCTGCGCCCGCCGGTAGCCCTTTATCAAAGCTCCAGCGCGCGATGGCTTCGTCCCAGGGCGTCATGCCCGAGGCTGAGGTCAGCGGGCGCAGCTTGCCGTGTTCGTCCGGGAGCAAAATCAGGTTGCTGGCATGAAACGTTGAGCGAATAAACTGCTCGCTGGTCTGCACAATATCCAGCGGCGTGCGGCCCACCGCCAGCGATTTTGACATCTCATAGAGATGGCGCGTGCGCTGTTCGCGATAGCGGGCGATGCGCGCCTGATAGCGCACGCCCGCCGTCAGGTTCCCGATCACCAGGCCGACGGTAAGCATCACCGCAAAGGTGAGAATGTACTGCACGTCCGAGACGGCGAGCGTCCCCCGGGGGGCAATAAAGAAGAGATCGAAGCTGATGACGTTTATCACCGTCGCCAGCACCGACGGCCAGCGCCCGTAAAAGAGCGCCACCACCACCACGCCCAGGAGGTAGATCATCACCAGGTTGGCGGCATCAAAGGCAATCAGCCACTGGCTGGCAATCACGGTTATCAGGGCGCAGAGCACGACGGCGACAAGACAGCCGCGAAGCTGAATGCGCCACCTGTCACCAAAAGTACGGCTGTCCGGGGCGCGGCTGGGAAGGGGCGTGGGTTTATCATCCAGCGCCACGATCACCAGGTCCAGATCCGGCGCGCGGCGGGCCAGCTTGTCGGCAAAGGATTCGCGGCTAAACCAGCGGCGATGCTGGCGACGGCCAATCACGATTTTCCCCAGATTGTGCTCGCGGGCGTAGCGCAGAATGGCTTTATCTTCCTGCGGATCGGAAAGGGTGGCGGTTTCGGCACCCAGCTCCTGCGCCAGGCGCAGCGAACTCAGGATAGCACGACGCTGGTTTTCGGGCAGGGCGTGGAGCTGCGGCGTTTCGACATACACCGCATGCCAGACGCTGCCAAATTTTGCCGCCAGGCGCGCGGCGGTGCGAACAAGCTTTTCGTTGCCGCTGCCGTGACCCACGCACAGCAGGATGGCATCTCGCGTATGCCAGACGCGTTCCTGGCCCTGCAGGTCACGCCAGGCGCGCATCTGATCGTCAACGCGATCGGCAGTACGGCGCAGGGCCAGTTCGCGCAGGGCAATCAGGTTGCCTTTGCGGAAGAAATGTTCGATGGCGCGTTCGGCCTGGCCTGCGATGTAGACTTTGCCTTCATGCAGGCGCTGGCGTAAATCATCCGGCGGCAGGTCGACCAGCACCACCTCGTCTGCGGAATCAAAGAAGGGATCGGGCACCGTCTCGCGCACCTGAATGCCGGTCACGCCGCTCACCACGTCGTTCAGGCTCTCAAGATGCTGAACGTTCACCGTGGTGAAAACATCAATACCGGCTTCGAGTAACTCTTCAACATCCTGCCAGCGCTTGGGATGGCGCGAGCCTGGCGCATTGCTGTGCGCCAGCTCGTCCATCAGGATAAGGGCGGGACGACGGGCGAGGGCGGCATCGAGGTCGAATTCGGTAACTAACCGACCGCGATGGCTGATGCGGCGGGGCGGCTGGGTAGCCAGCCCCTTCAGCAGCGACGCCGTCTCTTTGCGGCCGTGGGTTTCAACCACGCCTATTAAAATATCGAGCCCCTGCGCCCGAAGCCGCTGGGCTTCCGTCAGCATGGCGAAGGTTTTCCCGACGCCCGCGCAGGCGCCAAAGAAAATTTTCAGTTTGCCGCGATGGGCTTCAGCCGTTTGTTCAAGCAGCCTGTCCGGATCCGGGCGCATGGGCTCGTCGGTCATTTAGTTTTTCCTTAGCGCGTCCAGCGCCAGATTCAGCTCAACAATATTTACCACGGGCATGCCGATAAAGCTGACCAGCGGCTTTTGCGTGTGCTCTGCCACAAGCCTGCTCACCTGCTCGACGGTCAGCTGACGGGCGGCAGCGACGCGCGGGATCTGCCAGGCCACGGCTGCAGGCGTCAGGCTGTAGTCCAGCCCGCTGGCCGAGGCGGTTACCAGCTCTACGGGAACCTCACGGCTGGCCTGCGGATTGGCGGCGCGCAGGGCCGCTACGCGCTCGGCGACGGCTTTATCCAGCTCAGGGTTGCTGCCCGCCAGGTTGCTGCCGCCGGATGCCATCGGATTATACGGGCTTTCGGCAGTGGCGGAAGGGCGTCCCTGGAAGTAGCGGGCATCCGTAAAGTTCTGGCCGATCAGGCGAGAGCCGCGGTTTTCACCGTTTTGCAGTATCAGCGAGCCGTTGGCCCGATCCTTAAACCACCACTGGCCCAGGGCGGTGGTGACCAGCGGGTACAGCCCGCCGGTAATGAGGGACAGCAGAATAAACAGAAGTATAGCGGGACGTAACATCGTCATTTGAATCACCTTTTAAACCAGGCCAAACAGCGTCAGCAGCAGGTCGATAACCTTGATACCGATGAACGGCACCACCAGCCCGCCCAGACCGTAAATCCACAGGTTACGGCGCAGCATGGCGGCGGCGGTGAGCGGTTTATAGCTCACGCCCTTCAGCGCCAGCGGGATCAGGAAGACAATAATCAGGGCGTTAAAAATCACCGCGCTGAGAATGGCCGAGGCCGGGGAGTGCAGGTGCATCACGTTCAGCGCATTCAACTGCGGATAGGTCGCAGCAAACGCGGCCGGGATAATGGCGAAATACTTCGCCACGTCGTTGGCGATGCTGAACGTGGTCAGCGAGCCGCGCGTCATCAGCATCTGCTTGCCGATGTGCACTACCTCAATCAGCTTGGTCGGGTTCGAGTCGAGGTCGACCATGTTGCCCGCCTCTTTTGCCGCCTGGGTACCGGAGTTCATTGCCACCGCCACGTCGGCCTGTGCAAGGGCAGGGGCATCGTTGGTTCCGTCACCGGTCATCGCCACCAGTCGCCCTTCCGCCTGGTACTGACGAATCAATGCCAGCTTCGCTTCCGGCGTGGCTTCGGAAAGAAAATCATCCACGCCCGCCTCGGCGGCAATCGCGGCGGCGGTCAGACGGTTATCCCCGGTGATCATCACCGTTTTGATCCCCATCTTACGCAGCTGGGCAAAGCGCTCCTTAATGCCGCCTTTGACGATGTCCTTCAGGGCAATCACCCCGAGGACGCGCGCGCCTTCGGCCACCACCAGCGGCGTCGCCCCCTGACGGGCCACGCTTTCGACCAGGCTGTCCACTTCCGCTGGGAAGTGGCCGTTGTTGGCCTCAATGTGGCGGCGGATCGCGTCAACCGAGCCTTTGCGGATCATGCGATCCTGAATGTTAATGCCGCTCATGCGGGTTTGCGCCGTGAAGGGCACAAACGTGGCGTGCAGGCTCTGAACGTCGCGCTGGCGCAGGTTAAAGCGCTGCTTGGCGAGGATCACGATACTGCGGCCTTCCGGCGTTTCATCAGCAAGCGATGAGAGCTGAGCGGCATCGGCCAGCGTTTTTTCATCCACGCCCGGGGCGGGTAAGAAATCCGACGCCTGGCGGTTACCGAGGGTAATGGTCCCGGTTTTATCGAGCAGCAGAACGTCGACGTCACCCGCCGCTTCAACGGCACGCCCGCTGGTGGCGATGACGTTGGCGCCGAGCATGCGGCTCATGCCGGCCACGCCGATGGCCGACAGCAGGCCGCCGATGGTGGTGGGGATCAGACAAACCAGCAGCGCCACCAGCACCGTGACGGTGACCGCGGTGCCGCCATAGGCGGAGAACGGCCACAGGGTCGCGGTTGCCAGCAGGAAGACAATGGTCAGGGCCACCAGCAGGATGGTCAGGGCAATCTCGTTCGGCGTTTTACGACGCTGCGCGCCTTCCACCATGGCGATCATCCGGTCGAGGAAGGTTTCCCCCGGGTTAACGCTGCACTGGATCACCAGCCAGTCGGAGAGAATGCGCGTCCCGCCCGTCACGGAGGCGAAATCGCCGCCGGACTCACGAATGACCGGCGCGGATTCCCCGGTGATGGCGCTCTCATCCACCGAGGCACCCCCTTCAATGACTTCGCCATCGCACGGGATGATGTCACCGGCTTCCACCAGCACCACGTCGCCTTTGCGCAGTTCATCCGCCGGAACGTGGTCCATCTGCGCACCGTATTTCGGTTCACGTAGCTTGCGCGCGAAGGCGGTCTTTTTCACCC from Enterobacter chengduensis includes:
- the potE gene encoding putrescine-ornithine antiporter, with translation MSKSNKMGVVQLTILTMVNMMGSGIIMLPTKLAEVGTISIISWLVTAVGSMALAWAFAKCGMFSRKSGGMGGYAEYAFGKSGNFMANYTYGVSLLIANVAIAISAVGYGTELFGATLSPVQIGLATIGVLWICTVANFGGARITGQLSSITVWGVIIPVVGLCVIGWFWFSPTLYANSWNPHHVPFFTAVGSSIAMTLWAFLGLESACANAEVVENPEKNVPIAVLGGTLGAAAIYIVSTNVIAGIVPNMDLANSTAPFGLAFAQMFTPEVGKVIMGLMVMSCCGSLLGWQFTIAQVFKSSADEGYFPKIFSRVTKADAPVQGMLAIVIFQSGLSLMTISPSLNSQFNVLVNLAVVTNIIPYILSMAALVIIQKVAKVDPGKARVANIVALIGAIYSFYALYSSGEEAMLYGAMVTFMGWTLYGLVSPRFELKNKHS
- the speF gene encoding ornithine decarboxylase SpeF — translated: MKNLKIAASRACPDCFTTQRELVDVRASDYIDVAAIVLAVTDITSGILDEIEATGFGIPVFVATHKEEFIPADYLSRIHGVFEYSDTGSNFYGRQLEAAAQKYETQLRPPFFRALVDYVKQGNSAFDCPGHQGGQFFRRHPAGNQFVDFFGETLFRSDLCNADVAMGDLLIHEGAPCIAQQHAAKVFNADKTYFVLNGTSSSNKVVLNALLTPGDLVLFDRNNHKSNHHGALLQAGATPVYLETARNPYGFIGGIDAHCFEENYLRERVAEVAPGRARDARPFRLAVIQLGTYDGTIYNARQVVDKIGHLCDYILFDSAWVGYEQFIPMMADCSPLLLELNENDPGILVTQSVHKQQAGFSQTSQIHKKDSHIKGQPRYVPHKRLNNAFMMHASTSPFYPLFAALDINARMHEGQSGRNMWMDCVVNGIEARKLILENCRYLRPFVPETVDGRPWESWDTAEIATELRFFHFVPGENWHAFEGYAEHQYFIDPCKLLLTTPGINARTGEYDDFGVPATILANFLRENGIVPEKCDLNSILFLLTPAEDMGKLQQLVAQLVRFEKLLESDAPLKEVLPSLYKQHPDRYADYTLRQICQEMHDLYARHNVKQLQKEMFRKSHFPRVMMNPQDANYAYLRGEVELVSLRDAEGRIAAEGALPYPPGVLCVVPGEVWGGSVLRYFTALEEGINLLPGFAPELQGVYVEECEGRKQVRCNVIKQPAARPALLKGETV
- the speFL gene encoding leader peptide SpeFL — protein: MENNNRLMPHIRRTTHIMMFAHRNCFDFHLFNAR
- the kdpE gene encoding two-component system response regulator KdpE, encoding MINVLIVEDEIAISRFLRAALEGDGLRVHDAGTLQRGLIEAATRKPDLVILDLGLPDGDGIDFIREVRQWSQMPILVLSARTEETDKIAALDAGADDYLIKPFGIGELQARLRVALRRHSATTPADPTYTFGDIRVDLAARRIVRGDEEIHLTPIEFRLLAVLLNNHGKVLTQRQLLSQVWGPNAVEHSHYLRIYMGHLRQKLEIDPARPRHLLTETGIGYRFML
- the kdpD gene encoding two-component system sensor histidine kinase KdpD yields the protein MTDEPMRPDPDRLLEQTAEAHRGKLKIFFGACAGVGKTFAMLTEAQRLRAQGLDILIGVVETHGRKETASLLKGLATQPPRRISHRGRLVTEFDLDAALARRPALILMDELAHSNAPGSRHPKRWQDVEELLEAGIDVFTTVNVQHLESLNDVVSGVTGIQVRETVPDPFFDSADEVVLVDLPPDDLRQRLHEGKVYIAGQAERAIEHFFRKGNLIALRELALRRTADRVDDQMRAWRDLQGQERVWHTRDAILLCVGHGSGNEKLVRTAARLAAKFGSVWHAVYVETPQLHALPENQRRAILSSLRLAQELGAETATLSDPQEDKAILRYAREHNLGKIVIGRRQHRRWFSRESFADKLARRAPDLDLVIVALDDKPTPLPSRAPDSRTFGDRWRIQLRGCLVAVVLCALITVIASQWLIAFDAANLVMIYLLGVVVVALFYGRWPSVLATVINVISFDLFFIAPRGTLAVSDVQYILTFAVMLTVGLVIGNLTAGVRYQARIARYREQRTRHLYEMSKSLAVGRTPLDIVQTSEQFIRSTFHASNLILLPDEHGKLRPLTSASGMTPWDEAIARWSFDKGLPAGAGTDTLPGVPYQILPLRSADKNQGLVIVEPSNLRQLMIPEQQRLLETFTLLVASALERLALTASEEQARLASERESIRNSLLAALSHDLRTPLTVLFGQSEILTLDLAAEGSKHALQASEIRQHVLNTTRLVNNLLDMARIQSGGFNLKKEWLTLEEVVGSALKMLEPGLGGRHIALNMPEPLTLIHVDGPLFERVLINLLENAGKYAGARAQIGVDATVDDSTLHLDVWDTGPGIPAGQELAIFEKFARGNKESAIPGVGLGLAICQAIVDVHGGTISAENRPEGGARFCVTLPLETPPELNELPEDL
- the kdpC gene encoding potassium-transporting ATPase subunit KdpC, which gives rise to MTMLRPAILLFILLSLITGGLYPLVTTALGQWWFKDRANGSLILQNGENRGSRLIGQNFTDARYFQGRPSATAESPYNPMASGGSNLAGSNPELDKAVAERVAALRAANPQASREVPVELVTASASGLDYSLTPAAVAWQIPRVAAARQLTVEQVSRLVAEHTQKPLVSFIGMPVVNIVELNLALDALRKN
- the kdpB gene encoding potassium-transporting ATPase subunit KdpB, which produces MSRKQLALFEPSLVRQALMDAVKKLSPRVQWHNPVMFIVWAGSVLTTALAIAMGTGHMPGNAMFTGAISLWLWFTVLFANFAEALAEGRSKAQANSLKGVKKTAFARKLREPKYGAQMDHVPADELRKGDVVLVEAGDIIPCDGEVIEGGASVDESAITGESAPVIRESGGDFASVTGGTRILSDWLVIQCSVNPGETFLDRMIAMVEGAQRRKTPNEIALTILLVALTIVFLLATATLWPFSAYGGTAVTVTVLVALLVCLIPTTIGGLLSAIGVAGMSRMLGANVIATSGRAVEAAGDVDVLLLDKTGTITLGNRQASDFLPAPGVDEKTLADAAQLSSLADETPEGRSIVILAKQRFNLRQRDVQSLHATFVPFTAQTRMSGINIQDRMIRKGSVDAIRRHIEANNGHFPAEVDSLVESVARQGATPLVVAEGARVLGVIALKDIVKGGIKERFAQLRKMGIKTVMITGDNRLTAAAIAAEAGVDDFLSEATPEAKLALIRQYQAEGRLVAMTGDGTNDAPALAQADVAVAMNSGTQAAKEAGNMVDLDSNPTKLIEVVHIGKQMLMTRGSLTTFSIANDVAKYFAIIPAAFAATYPQLNALNVMHLHSPASAILSAVIFNALIIVFLIPLALKGVSYKPLTAAAMLRRNLWIYGLGGLVVPFIGIKVIDLLLTLFGLV